The proteins below come from a single Deltaproteobacteria bacterium genomic window:
- a CDS encoding NAD(P)-dependent oxidoreductase, with protein sequence MKIFLTGASGFLGSYISQALLQDGYELVVLVRKKSRRDHLQHPKIQLVEGSLPECDFDASILEKCAALVHCAGLVKALSRETFFEVNAKGTEKLAQLLLNLKNPPKHFLHISTLAVMNPEIDGRNFCIPAAKCHPLSFYGQSKLAAEETLQILKRKMQLSILRPPVLYGPGDLELLPAFKLAAKWLAPFYGDGKNRFSLCHAKDVADAVLTLLGRPKKSDIYCLDDGHSLNWREFFEAIGRVMNKKILNFPVPTLFFYSAAFASDFVSKLRKKPQIFGREKLKEMKIKSWVCGYEKLNRELGWEPKIKLEDGLKECLAFYNYRSLLTSHF encoded by the coding sequence ATGAAAATCTTCCTCACCGGTGCCTCTGGATTTCTAGGTTCTTACATCAGCCAGGCCCTGCTTCAAGATGGCTATGAACTGGTGGTTCTAGTCCGAAAAAAATCCAGGCGGGATCATCTTCAGCATCCCAAAATTCAATTGGTTGAAGGCAGTCTCCCCGAATGTGATTTTGATGCTTCTATTCTAGAAAAATGTGCTGCGCTAGTTCACTGTGCAGGCCTCGTGAAGGCCTTAAGCCGAGAGACCTTTTTTGAGGTTAATGCAAAGGGCACAGAAAAACTAGCCCAGCTCCTTTTAAACTTAAAAAATCCCCCCAAACACTTCCTGCATATTTCCACCCTGGCGGTGATGAATCCCGAAATAGATGGACGCAATTTCTGTATCCCCGCTGCCAAGTGTCATCCCTTGAGTTTTTATGGTCAAAGCAAACTCGCCGCTGAAGAGACCTTGCAGATTCTCAAGAGAAAAATGCAACTCAGCATTCTGAGACCTCCCGTGCTTTATGGCCCGGGGGATCTTGAATTGTTACCCGCCTTCAAACTCGCGGCAAAATGGCTTGCCCCCTTTTATGGAGATGGGAAAAATCGTTTCTCCCTCTGCCACGCAAAAGATGTCGCAGACGCCGTCCTCACCCTTTTGGGAAGGCCAAAGAAATCGGACATTTATTGTTTGGATGATGGGCACAGTTTAAATTGGAGGGAATTTTTTGAAGCGATTGGACGGGTGATGAACAAAAAAATATTGAACTTTCCCGTCCCAACCCTGTTTTTTTATAGCGCTGCCTTTGCCTCAGATTTCGTGTCAAAACTCAGAAAAAAACCTCAAATTTTTGGCCGTGAGAAATTGAAGGAAATGAAAATAAAATCCTGGGTATGTGGCTATGAGAAATTGAATCGGGAATTGGGATGGGAACCTAAAATAAAATTAGAGGATGGGTTGAAGGAGTGTCTGGCATTTTATAATTATCGTTCGCTTCTTACTTCTCACTTCTAA
- a CDS encoding GNAT family N-acetyltransferase, which yields MSLLTIQPVQTPKQLQEFIELPYRLYSNTASWVAPLYQERRDLLNPKKNPFFEHAKVQLFIAKKEEKVVGRISAQIDFEYEKFHKERVGHFGFFESENDPAIAQALLKAAEDWVKQEGAKKILGPFSFSINEETGLLVEGFDQPQMTMIPYNFDYYASLLQQAGYQKAKDLFCWYYPATEVPEAPTQIAAEVGKYPGLKIRHLDKKHFQKDLEIILDIFNSAWNKNWGFVPLTPKEVEKSAADLKLFIDPEMALIAEVDGKPAAMCLCVPNLYELIQGLKGRLFPLGIFKLLWRIKQRKYKSARLLLLGIKNEYRGSVLGGLSVLLYVEIHRRGLARGYQWGELSWTLEDNEKINTGIEFMGGKKYKTLRVYEKQLVSS from the coding sequence ATGTCTCTACTCACTATCCAGCCAGTCCAAACCCCCAAACAACTTCAAGAATTCATCGAACTTCCCTACCGTCTCTATAGCAACACAGCCTCTTGGGTAGCCCCGCTCTATCAAGAACGAAGGGATTTATTAAATCCCAAAAAAAATCCATTTTTTGAGCACGCCAAGGTACAACTTTTTATTGCCAAAAAAGAAGAAAAAGTAGTCGGAAGAATTTCCGCCCAAATTGATTTTGAATATGAAAAATTTCACAAAGAGCGAGTCGGCCATTTTGGTTTTTTTGAGTCTGAAAATGATCCGGCAATCGCTCAAGCCTTGCTGAAGGCAGCAGAAGATTGGGTAAAACAGGAAGGGGCAAAAAAAATATTAGGGCCTTTCAGTTTTTCAATCAATGAAGAGACAGGTTTGCTGGTGGAGGGTTTTGATCAGCCTCAAATGACGATGATTCCCTATAATTTTGATTATTATGCTTCGCTGCTCCAGCAAGCCGGATATCAAAAGGCAAAAGATCTCTTCTGCTGGTATTACCCGGCCACGGAAGTCCCGGAAGCCCCTACCCAAATTGCCGCGGAAGTAGGCAAATACCCGGGTTTAAAAATTCGACATTTGGATAAGAAGCATTTCCAGAAGGATCTGGAAATCATCCTGGATATTTTTAATTCGGCCTGGAATAAAAATTGGGGTTTTGTCCCTCTCACCCCCAAAGAAGTAGAAAAATCCGCAGCCGATCTAAAATTATTCATAGATCCTGAAATGGCCCTCATTGCCGAAGTAGACGGCAAACCCGCCGCCATGTGTCTTTGTGTTCCCAATCTGTACGAATTGATTCAAGGGTTAAAGGGGCGTTTATTCCCCCTGGGAATTTTCAAACTGCTTTGGAGAATCAAGCAGCGAAAATACAAGTCCGCCCGACTCCTCCTGTTGGGAATCAAAAATGAATATCGGGGTTCTGTCTTGGGAGGACTCAGTGTCTTGCTCTATGTGGAAATTCATCGACGCGGTTTGGCACGAGGTTATCAATGGGGTGAACTTTCCTGGACCCTGGAAGACAATGAAAAAATTAATACCGGCATTGAATTTATGGGGGGTAAAAAGTATAAGACGCTGAGGGTGTATGAAAAACAATTGGTGTCATCTTGA
- a CDS encoding type II toxin-antitoxin system HicA family toxin has product MSNIPVLKAKEVIRLLENLGFYEARQKGSHKQFRHEDGRATTVPIHPGRDLSPLLLRQIAKDIGISIEDFLKSKLNFKPS; this is encoded by the coding sequence ATGTCTAACATTCCAGTACTTAAGGCAAAAGAGGTGATCCGACTTCTAGAGAATCTCGGATTTTACGAGGCACGACAGAAAGGTTCTCACAAACAATTTCGTCACGAAGATGGTCGTGCTACTACAGTGCCTATCCATCCAGGACGGGACCTTTCACCGCTTCTATTACGGCAAATTGCAAAGGATATTGGAATAAGTATTGAGGATTTTCTGAAAAGTAAATTAAATTTCAAACCGTCGTGA
- a CDS encoding radical SAM protein yields the protein MELNFLQRLSFAPLFTQLVVIRRCNLSCGYCNEYDKTSNPVSLDLLKARAKKLKDLGSFSICFTGGEPTLHPELTQLIRYARQELKFLKTTMISNGFYLKQELIERLNDAGLQDMQISIDGVEPNETTVKVLDSLRKKLDLLKQYAKFNVVVSGVVGSCPPEESYEVIKYAKEMGFKPRVLLIHGPDGQVKLNNEELKVYERIKALIPKSFPEFTEYRDEMIHKGSAPFKCRAGSRYLYVDENGVVSWCSQTRSAFSKNLMDYAYEDLKREFYSYKSCQDKCTLGCVRAASSVDNWRKQNFPLEELPVEVFSPLRGKM from the coding sequence ATGGAACTCAATTTTTTACAGCGTCTAAGCTTTGCCCCTCTATTTACACAGCTGGTGGTAATCCGGAGATGCAATCTCAGTTGTGGATATTGTAACGAGTACGATAAAACCTCCAATCCCGTTTCGCTCGATTTACTCAAGGCTCGTGCCAAAAAGCTAAAGGATTTGGGCTCTTTTTCCATCTGTTTTACCGGCGGTGAACCCACCCTGCATCCCGAGCTGACCCAACTGATCCGCTATGCCCGTCAGGAACTGAAATTTTTAAAGACCACCATGATCAGCAATGGTTTTTATCTGAAACAAGAGCTCATCGAACGTTTGAATGATGCGGGTTTGCAAGACATGCAAATTTCTATCGACGGCGTAGAACCCAATGAAACCACCGTGAAGGTGTTAGATAGTTTGCGCAAAAAACTGGATTTACTGAAACAATACGCCAAATTTAATGTGGTGGTCTCCGGGGTGGTAGGCTCCTGTCCTCCGGAAGAATCTTACGAAGTGATCAAGTATGCCAAGGAGATGGGTTTTAAGCCACGAGTCTTGCTGATTCATGGCCCGGATGGACAAGTGAAATTGAACAATGAAGAACTGAAGGTCTATGAACGCATCAAGGCACTCATCCCTAAAAGTTTTCCCGAGTTTACAGAATATCGGGATGAGATGATCCACAAAGGCTCTGCCCCTTTCAAATGCAGGGCAGGTTCGCGCTATCTCTACGTGGATGAAAACGGCGTGGTCAGCTGGTGTTCGCAAACCCGATCTGCCTTTAGTAAAAATTTGATGGATTATGCTTATGAAGACTTGAAAAGGGAATTTTATAGTTATAAGAGCTGCCAGGATAAATGTACCCTAGGCTGTGTGCGGGCAGCAAGTTCAGTGGATAATTGGAGAAAACAAAATTTCCCTTTAGAAGAATTACCTGTAGAAGTCTTCTCTCCCTTGAGGGGGAAAATGTGA
- a CDS encoding lamin tail domain-containing protein, which produces MKNIYIFLLLGLFASSCGGMPELTPFEGISTNYSDQANPSSSTTHNNSPTSATPTGSSSGTSSSSSTNSKTASTNTASHPTTTNPTSTTTPTSTPLESQPAGTQGAGAETQPATPTGSAPTPAETFLVLNEILYDATGSDTDGNEFIELYGSSEMDISGYQILIINGSDGKIIDTINLPQGAKTRANGLYLIADLRTNSSNSSNISNADFMDNFDPQNGPDAIQLLSPRGELKDALAYGEGGVAEASNGLATGRGNPALDVASGHSLSRRAGVNTNDNAADFMDLETPSPGSL; this is translated from the coding sequence ATGAAAAATATTTATATATTCCTCTTACTCGGTCTATTCGCCTCTTCCTGTGGGGGCATGCCAGAGCTTACTCCTTTTGAAGGGATCAGCACCAACTATTCGGATCAGGCGAATCCCAGCTCAAGCACCACGCACAACAACAGCCCCACCAGTGCTACTCCTACGGGATCTAGCTCGGGAACCAGCAGCTCTAGCTCCACAAATTCCAAAACAGCTTCTACAAATACTGCTTCCCATCCCACCACAACAAATCCTACAAGTACAACCACTCCCACCTCTACGCCGCTAGAATCACAACCTGCAGGAACCCAGGGAGCAGGGGCAGAGACCCAGCCAGCAACTCCGACAGGCTCTGCTCCGACCCCCGCTGAAACTTTTTTGGTCCTCAATGAAATCCTCTACGACGCCACCGGAAGTGACACCGATGGCAACGAATTCATCGAGTTGTACGGAAGCTCAGAAATGGATATCTCGGGCTATCAGATCTTAATCATTAATGGTTCGGATGGAAAAATTATAGATACGATCAATCTCCCTCAAGGCGCCAAAACCCGAGCCAACGGGCTTTACCTGATTGCCGATTTGCGCACCAACAGTTCCAATTCTTCCAATATTTCAAATGCCGATTTCATGGACAATTTTGATCCTCAAAATGGTCCGGATGCCATCCAACTTCTCTCCCCTCGCGGGGAACTGAAAGACGCCCTGGCTTACGGAGAAGGCGGCGTGGCAGAGGCCTCCAACGGGCTTGCGACAGGCAGAGGCAATCCAGCGCTTGATGTGGCTTCTGGTCACAGCCTCTCCCGAAGGGCTGGCGTGAATACGAATGATAATGCGGCGGATTTTATGGACTTGGAGACTCCGAGCCCGGGGAGTTTATAA
- a CDS encoding SLBB domain-containing protein: MKNISISISKILLLSFVLQVLFPYYAWAQVTNRPTEEIRNPSFRTGSGGGAAGTGVNSATSIRDDTLLMGSSNAGGSGGGASGGGGGTSLGSASLIYQVHILGEVNRPGTYRIPASSRLYEALQMAGGLRPNGSERDIAIRKPGTQKKVDLFAYKFQGSLEDNPYLMDNDVIFIPIRKKVVEIEGSVYRPGVYELKGEKNIADLLKLAGGYTQGYSASQPLKVIRYIDEKKQLLDVSGDEVGQFKIESGDVIVIPHLFTKNNSFDYNIKQFPSDNLFYPSFEDRIFLTGGVQTPGAYAFNPSYKLGNYLAIAGGTTKMAKKEIRIVDNKGMVRKVKSDSELILNPGDVVFIPEKRFTPEGWLSVFTSIVGFGLSTTATVLSLKNLN; this comes from the coding sequence ATGAAAAATATTTCGATTTCTATTTCAAAAATCCTGCTTCTCAGTTTTGTACTGCAAGTTTTGTTTCCTTATTACGCTTGGGCTCAGGTAACTAATAGACCTACAGAAGAAATTCGTAATCCCAGTTTTAGAACGGGTTCTGGAGGCGGGGCTGCAGGTACAGGGGTAAACTCTGCTACGTCTATCAGAGATGATACCTTATTGATGGGTTCTTCGAATGCAGGAGGAAGTGGAGGAGGCGCTTCAGGAGGTGGGGGCGGAACTAGTTTGGGAAGTGCGAGTCTCATCTATCAAGTTCATATTTTGGGAGAAGTCAATCGTCCCGGAACTTACCGAATTCCAGCCTCTTCAAGACTTTATGAAGCCTTACAAATGGCTGGCGGTTTAAGACCCAATGGATCGGAGAGAGATATCGCCATCCGTAAACCGGGGACTCAAAAGAAAGTAGATCTCTTCGCCTATAAATTTCAAGGGAGTTTAGAAGACAATCCCTACTTAATGGATAACGATGTGATTTTTATTCCCATCCGCAAAAAAGTGGTTGAAATTGAGGGCAGCGTTTATCGTCCGGGGGTCTATGAACTAAAAGGGGAGAAAAATATTGCGGATCTCCTGAAGCTTGCGGGGGGTTATACCCAGGGTTATTCGGCCAGTCAGCCTTTGAAGGTGATTCGCTATATCGACGAAAAAAAACAACTCCTCGATGTATCGGGGGATGAAGTGGGCCAATTTAAAATTGAAAGTGGGGATGTGATCGTGATCCCCCATCTCTTCACCAAGAATAATTCCTTCGATTACAATATCAAACAATTTCCCAGCGATAATCTCTTTTACCCTTCCTTTGAAGATCGGATTTTTTTGACGGGGGGGGTTCAAACTCCAGGCGCGTATGCCTTTAACCCTAGCTATAAATTGGGCAACTATCTGGCCATCGCCGGAGGGACCACCAAGATGGCGAAAAAAGAGATTCGAATTGTGGATAACAAGGGAATGGTCAGAAAAGTTAAATCCGATTCTGAATTGATCCTGAATCCGGGAGATGTGGTTTTTATTCCCGAGAAAAGGTTTACCCCTGAGGGTTGGCTTTCTGTATTCACTTCTATAGTCGGCTTTGGCCTCTCAACTACGGCGACGGTATTATCTCTGAAAAATCTGAACTAA
- a CDS encoding MBL fold metallo-hydrolase produces MKKYIYLLLFTLLLPSCMGSTNSDVFSSRAAGENNSSNSSASSSAAVTEKLKITILNVGQGDATFIESPEGKTLLIDGGKPGKGREVLLPFFKSKNISQPDLLLETHYDNDHIGAIPELIAGEDGVLNSSDDFIPKEGVWDRGAYPIDSAPAFGPYLDAVQNFRHSLMLGQKINLGNSLEISIISLNGAVSEDSFVDLLSEGFYEKENSSCVGLLIRYKNFSYLSAGDLSGGGSPGGFETLDVESLLAEQMQGVSALHANHHGSSTSSNDLYIQTLKPKVVLFNVGNFNDYHHPDQSVLERWKQSGAALYLTEKGAGGFVAGEQIVDGNIELETDGEKMWVNGEECLF; encoded by the coding sequence ATGAAAAAATATATCTACCTTCTTCTTTTCACCTTACTCCTCCCCTCCTGCATGGGATCCACAAATTCCGACGTTTTTTCTTCCCGTGCTGCAGGGGAAAACAATTCTTCAAATTCAAGCGCATCCTCATCCGCTGCAGTCACGGAAAAACTCAAGATTACGATTCTCAATGTAGGCCAGGGGGATGCTACTTTTATTGAAAGTCCCGAGGGAAAGACCCTGCTCATCGATGGAGGCAAACCCGGTAAAGGGCGAGAGGTCTTACTTCCATTCTTCAAAAGCAAAAATATTTCCCAACCCGATTTACTGCTCGAGACCCATTACGACAATGATCATATCGGAGCCATTCCCGAATTGATCGCGGGTGAAGATGGGGTGTTAAATTCCAGTGATGATTTCATTCCCAAAGAAGGGGTGTGGGATCGCGGAGCCTATCCGATAGACAGTGCGCCTGCCTTTGGCCCTTATCTGGATGCCGTGCAAAATTTTAGACACTCTTTGATGTTAGGCCAAAAAATAAATTTGGGAAACTCTTTGGAAATTAGCATCATCAGTTTAAATGGCGCCGTTTCTGAGGATTCCTTTGTCGACCTCTTGAGCGAGGGCTTTTATGAAAAGGAAAACTCCAGCTGTGTAGGACTCTTGATCCGTTACAAAAATTTTAGCTATTTGAGCGCAGGGGACCTGAGTGGTGGAGGAAGTCCCGGGGGATTTGAAACCCTGGATGTGGAAAGCTTATTGGCCGAGCAGATGCAAGGGGTGTCTGCCCTCCATGCCAATCATCATGGATCCTCCACCAGCTCGAACGACCTTTATATTCAGACATTAAAACCCAAAGTAGTTTTGTTTAATGTGGGTAATTTTAATGACTATCATCATCCCGATCAAAGCGTCTTAGAACGCTGGAAACAAAGCGGAGCCGCTTTATATCTGACCGAAAAAGGGGCTGGGGGTTTTGTTGCCGGGGAACAGATTGTGGATGGAAACATCGAGCTGGAAACAGATGGAGAAAAGATGTGGGTGAATGGAGAAGAATGTCTATTTTAA
- a CDS encoding transcriptional regulator produces the protein MGGLFYAYISQGLWTKPVNLGARVVGWPASEVSKIINARIAGKEDAKIRELVIEMEVNRKILG, from the coding sequence ATGGGCGGATTATTTTACGCTTACATCTCCCAGGGCTTATGGACAAAGCCTGTAAACCTAGGAGCACGAGTGGTAGGTTGGCCAGCAAGCGAAGTATCAAAAATAATAAACGCTCGAATTGCTGGAAAAGAGGATGCAAAAATTCGTGAGCTTGTTATTGAAATGGAAGTTAATCGTAAAATTCTTGGATGA
- a CDS encoding type II toxin-antitoxin system HicB family antitoxin: protein MPTQSFTAIIEKCNQTGLYIAHVPGISGAHTQARTLDELKSNLEEVLSLILEDHRCIPQSEFIGTQTITLHV from the coding sequence ATGCCAACTCAGTCTTTTACAGCGATAATAGAAAAATGTAATCAAACAGGACTTTATATTGCACATGTTCCGGGCATTTCTGGGGCTCACACTCAAGCTCGAACTTTAGATGAACTTAAATCTAATCTTGAAGAAGTGCTCTCTTTAATTCTCGAAGATCATCGCTGTATTCCGCAAAGCGAATTCATTGGGACTCAAACGATCACTCTCCATGTCTAA
- a CDS encoding flippase-like domain-containing protein, which translates to MKNLKNKSMLLSYAFLVLGISLVIWLIKQLGPQEILYNLKILGWYFIPLICPSLLTFLLQTEAWNEFLKSVNYPLRFARLFMIKAAGEAVNNINPLNWGGGDPVRILLLKPWVPPTQGTASVVVDRTLTSIALVLFMLIGILIALVDFDFPLNVKAGLSGSVLLMLGLTYYFYHQQHQGLFSFLIRLLQKLKLKKNFSEKSLQQAEEVDGYISQFYKQHQGRFFLAVFYHFLTRFLGVMEIFLAAYFLGAPITFVGAYLMASVTAIAIMIFAFIPGAVGVMEGTYAATFHLLSLDPATGTSVQIFRRIRTLLWAGIGFAYISWQQRSVPKNNT; encoded by the coding sequence ATGAAAAATCTAAAAAATAAATCCATGTTGCTGAGCTATGCCTTTCTGGTTTTAGGGATTAGCCTAGTCATTTGGCTCATCAAACAACTCGGCCCTCAGGAAATTTTATACAATTTAAAGATTCTAGGCTGGTATTTCATCCCTCTCATCTGCCCTTCCCTGCTTACCTTTTTGTTGCAGACCGAGGCCTGGAACGAGTTTTTAAAATCGGTAAACTACCCCCTGCGCTTTGCCCGCTTATTCATGATTAAAGCGGCCGGGGAGGCTGTCAACAACATCAACCCCCTCAATTGGGGGGGAGGAGATCCAGTACGGATTTTACTGCTCAAACCCTGGGTTCCCCCTACTCAGGGAACGGCCAGTGTCGTGGTAGACCGCACCCTCACCTCGATTGCCCTGGTTTTGTTTATGCTGATTGGAATTCTGATTGCGCTGGTGGATTTCGATTTTCCCCTGAATGTGAAAGCCGGCCTGAGCGGCTCGGTTCTCCTGATGTTGGGCCTCACCTATTATTTTTATCACCAGCAACATCAGGGTCTGTTTAGTTTTTTGATTCGTTTGCTGCAAAAACTAAAACTCAAGAAAAATTTTTCTGAAAAAAGTTTACAGCAAGCCGAAGAAGTAGATGGCTATATTTCCCAGTTTTACAAACAGCATCAGGGTCGATTTTTTCTGGCGGTTTTTTATCATTTTTTGACCCGCTTTCTAGGGGTAATGGAGATTTTTCTGGCGGCTTATTTTTTGGGAGCCCCCATTACCTTTGTGGGGGCCTATCTGATGGCCTCGGTGACGGCTATTGCAATTATGATTTTCGCCTTCATTCCTGGCGCAGTAGGTGTGATGGAAGGCACCTACGCCGCCACGTTTCATCTGCTGTCTTTGGATCCCGCCACCGGAACCTCGGTACAAATTTTCAGGAGGATACGCACTTTGCTCTGGGCAGGCATAGGATTTGCTTACATCTCCTGGCAGCAGCGAAGTGTTCCAAAAAACAACACCTGA
- a CDS encoding NTP transferase domain-containing protein, which translates to MPKQALILAAGNGSRIQRFGGDIPKPLRKVGGLSLIKRSILTAKQAGIRDFVIVVGYRGEDIVSALQNDDSLGVKLTFIKNDDYHKANGISVLKARDAIQGNFILMMADHLFEKKAIEKMLETPFRSNEVLLGIDYKLKEIFDEPDATKVKLDGEKVREIAKDLVDFDAYDTGLFYCRPKLFEVLENCYLKKGDVSLSEGMKALSLEDKFGVVDVSEYFWQDVDTPEALKHAEDILFERLRKPTDGWFSRNINRHISLFISRFLCKTSLSAHQVTALVTLVGVLSAYFVSSGVYWQVALGGFLFQMSSILDGCDGEMSKLKLSASKLGEWLDTASDNFTYFIFLLGVCTGLYRQTGSSFYVYESFFMLAGVLLTLGLMFLYLVRYTNSGSLVTIQKDIQKEEKQEARAFLKIFTKFGFVMKRDFFALFFMGLTFFNQLPLILHLSALGANVTWVFLVFFKKEIFKLDPAKVAVSSR; encoded by the coding sequence ATGCCAAAACAAGCCCTTATTCTAGCCGCAGGAAATGGCAGTCGAATTCAGCGTTTTGGGGGAGATATTCCCAAGCCTCTTCGAAAAGTAGGGGGGCTTTCTCTCATCAAACGCAGCATCCTCACCGCAAAACAGGCGGGCATACGCGATTTTGTCATCGTGGTGGGTTATCGGGGGGAGGACATCGTCTCCGCCCTTCAAAATGATGATTCCTTGGGGGTAAAGCTTACCTTTATCAAGAATGACGATTACCACAAAGCCAATGGGATTTCGGTTTTGAAGGCCAGAGACGCCATCCAGGGAAATTTTATTTTGATGATGGCGGACCATCTGTTTGAAAAAAAGGCCATTGAGAAAATGTTGGAGACCCCGTTTCGCTCGAATGAAGTTCTTTTGGGCATCGATTACAAGCTGAAAGAAATTTTTGATGAGCCCGATGCCACGAAGGTAAAACTGGATGGAGAGAAGGTTCGGGAGATAGCCAAGGATCTGGTCGATTTCGATGCCTACGACACAGGTCTTTTTTATTGCCGTCCCAAATTGTTTGAGGTGTTGGAAAATTGCTATCTCAAAAAAGGGGACGTCTCCCTTTCCGAAGGGATGAAGGCGCTTAGCCTGGAAGACAAATTTGGGGTAGTGGATGTCTCGGAATATTTTTGGCAGGATGTCGATACCCCCGAGGCCTTGAAACATGCCGAAGATATCCTCTTTGAACGCTTGCGTAAACCGACAGATGGCTGGTTCTCCAGAAATATCAATCGACATATCTCTCTGTTTATCTCGCGTTTCTTGTGCAAGACTTCTCTTTCTGCCCACCAGGTCACTGCCTTGGTCACGCTGGTAGGCGTTCTTTCCGCTTATTTTGTTTCTTCAGGGGTTTATTGGCAGGTGGCCCTGGGTGGTTTTCTTTTTCAGATGTCTTCCATTTTGGATGGTTGCGATGGGGAGATGTCCAAGTTAAAACTCAGTGCCTCCAAACTGGGGGAGTGGCTGGACACGGCCAGCGATAATTTTACTTATTTTATTTTTCTGCTGGGGGTTTGTACGGGGCTCTATCGGCAGACGGGGAGCTCTTTCTACGTTTATGAGTCATTTTTCATGCTGGCGGGCGTGTTGCTTACCTTGGGCCTGATGTTTTTGTATCTGGTTCGTTACACCAATTCGGGATCTTTGGTGACGATCCAGAAAGACATCCAAAAAGAAGAAAAGCAGGAGGCTCGGGCGTTTCTAAAAATTTTTACGAAGTTTGGATTCGTGATGAAGCGTGACTTTTTTGCCCTCTTTTTTATGGGTCTCACCTTTTTCAACCAGCTTCCCTTAATTCTTCATTTGAGCGCCTTGGGAGCCAACGTCACCTGGGTTTTTCTTGTTTTTTTCAAGAAAGAAATTTTTAAGCTGGATCCAGCCAAAGTCGCAGTTTCTTCTCGCTGA
- a CDS encoding integrase arm-type DNA-binding domain-containing protein: MSLNDVKIRNAKPSSKTTKLFDERGLYLEISPNGGKWWRLKYRFGGKEKRLSFGVYPDVSLKDAREKREEARKLLAKEADPSENRKAIKSTKANLAANTFEVITREWCAKNSSIWTELYSSRLIQQFEKDVFPWIGSRPITEINAPLLLTVLRRIEDRGVGYTAHRVLQNCGQVFRYAVVTGRVDRDPSGDLKGALSPVKERHFSAITEPKAIGELLRAIDGYEGYFVTKCALRLAPLMFLRPGELRNAEWTEINLEKAEWNIPAARMKMREPHLVPLSRQAIEILQKLQSLTGHGRYVFPGVRTNSRPMSNNAVLAALRRMEFLKEEMCGHGFRAMARTVLDEVLGVRPDFIEHQLAHAVRDPNGRAYNRTAHLAERKKMMQQWADYFTLTSPRAYGQSL, translated from the coding sequence ATGTCACTCAACGATGTTAAAATTCGAAACGCCAAACCTAGCTCTAAAACCACCAAACTCTTTGATGAAAGAGGACTTTACCTCGAAATTTCCCCAAATGGAGGCAAGTGGTGGCGCCTAAAATATAGATTTGGTGGAAAAGAAAAACGCCTCTCTTTTGGCGTTTATCCCGATGTCAGTTTAAAGGATGCTCGAGAAAAACGAGAGGAAGCTCGGAAGCTTTTGGCTAAAGAGGCTGACCCCAGTGAAAATCGAAAAGCTATAAAATCGACAAAGGCAAACCTCGCCGCAAATACCTTTGAAGTGATAACGCGAGAATGGTGTGCAAAGAATTCTTCGATATGGACGGAACTCTACAGCAGTCGCCTTATACAGCAATTTGAAAAAGATGTTTTTCCATGGATAGGGAGCCGTCCCATTACTGAAATTAATGCACCTTTATTACTGACTGTGCTCCGTCGAATCGAAGATCGCGGTGTGGGTTATACTGCACACCGAGTATTGCAAAATTGTGGACAGGTTTTCCGATATGCCGTCGTGACTGGAAGAGTTGATCGTGATCCTTCGGGCGATTTGAAAGGAGCTCTTTCTCCTGTAAAAGAACGTCATTTCTCTGCGATTACAGAACCAAAAGCCATTGGGGAACTTCTACGAGCTATAGATGGCTATGAAGGTTATTTTGTAACCAAGTGCGCGTTACGTTTGGCTCCTTTGATGTTTCTACGCCCAGGTGAACTTCGCAATGCAGAATGGACTGAAATCAATCTTGAAAAAGCGGAATGGAATATCCCTGCTGCTCGTATGAAAATGCGAGAACCTCATCTTGTTCCGTTATCGCGGCAAGCCATAGAAATTCTACAGAAACTGCAGTCGTTAACTGGTCACGGACGCTATGTTTTTCCGGGAGTAAGAACGAATAGCAGGCCAATGAGCAATAATGCGGTGTTGGCAGCGCTGCGTCGTATGGAGTTCCTTAAAGAAGAGATGTGCGGACATGGTTTCCGGGCAATGGCTAGAACAGTTTTAGATGAAGTGTTAGGCGTTCGCCCTGATTTTATTGAGCATCAATTGGCTCATGCTGTTCGTGATCCTAACGGCCGTGCTTACAATCGCACAGCGCACTTAGCAGAACGAAAAAAGATGATGCAGCAATGGGCGGATTATTTTACGCTTACATCTCCCAGGGCTTATGGACAAAGCCTGTAA